A region of Shewanella psychromarinicola DNA encodes the following proteins:
- a CDS encoding pilin has translation MKGINQIKNAKGFTLIELMIVVAIIGILAAIALPAYQDYVAKANATNAVASMSGSKIKIGERYSVYNTLDCGAIAAVAGNNPALTAIAYCKSAGVIETTVSGITATLTGAAMANGDLGWTCVLTGTKAVAIKNCSV, from the coding sequence ATGAAAGGTATCAACCAAATCAAAAATGCTAAGGGTTTCACCCTTATCGAATTAATGATCGTAGTAGCGATCATCGGTATCCTCGCAGCAATCGCATTGCCTGCGTATCAGGATTATGTTGCTAAAGCGAATGCAACTAACGCAGTGGCCTCTATGAGCGGCTCTAAAATCAAGATAGGCGAGCGTTATTCTGTATATAACACTCTTGATTGTGGTGCAATAGCCGCTGTCGCCGGTAATAACCCTGCTTTAACAGCCATTGCATATTGTAAATCAGCAGGTGTCATTGAAACAACAGTAAGCGGCATCACAGCAACATTAACTGGTGCAGCTATGGCTAATGGAGACTTAGGCTGGACATGTGTACTTACAGGAACTAAAGCTGTAGCTATCAAAAACTGTTCAGTCTAA
- a CDS encoding prepilin peptidase: protein MTEFISTFVATMSQYPWAFVAISFIFAATIGSFLNVVAHRLPVMMKREWQSECNFYLNEYHPDIVEQVGNDRLTKAIDPFPKKYNLIVPGSACPKCKADIKPWHNLPILGWMMLKGKCADCNTRISIRYPIIELLTGVLIATLAWHFGPTWQFFYASILTFVLVALTGIDLDEMLLPDQLTLPILWLGLIINLKGIYASPQDAIIGAAAGYLSLWSVFWLFKLVTGKEGMGYGDFKLLAVFGAWLGWQMLPLIILLSSLVGAVVGITMIMAKRLSKGNPIPFGPYIALAGWIALVWGHDILNWYLSTL, encoded by the coding sequence ATGACTGAATTTATCTCAACTTTTGTTGCCACAATGAGCCAATATCCTTGGGCATTTGTGGCGATTAGCTTTATTTTTGCCGCCACCATTGGCAGCTTTCTCAACGTAGTGGCTCACCGTTTACCTGTGATGATGAAACGCGAATGGCAAAGCGAATGTAATTTTTATCTTAATGAATATCATCCAGACATTGTCGAGCAAGTAGGCAATGATCGCTTAACTAAAGCCATCGATCCGTTTCCAAAAAAATACAACCTCATCGTGCCAGGTTCTGCCTGCCCTAAATGCAAAGCCGACATTAAACCTTGGCATAATCTACCTATATTGGGCTGGATGATGCTTAAGGGAAAGTGTGCCGATTGCAACACCCGTATTTCAATCCGCTATCCGATTATCGAACTGCTCACCGGAGTATTGATTGCCACATTAGCTTGGCACTTTGGCCCAACATGGCAATTTTTCTATGCCAGTATTTTAACCTTTGTGTTAGTGGCATTAACGGGTATTGATTTAGATGAAATGCTATTACCGGATCAGCTCACCTTGCCAATTCTTTGGTTAGGATTAATCATTAACCTTAAAGGTATTTATGCTAGCCCTCAAGACGCTATTATCGGCGCTGCAGCTGGCTATTTAAGCTTGTGGTCAGTATTTTGGTTATTTAAATTGGTGACGGGCAAAGAAGGCATGGGTTACGGTGACTTTAAATTATTAGCCGTATTCGGTGCATGGTTAGGTTGGCAAATGCTGCCATTAATTATTCTATTATCATCTCTAGTGGGCGCGGTAGTTGGCATAACCATGATTATGGCTAAGCGGCTCAGCAAAGGTAACCCAATCCCCTTTGGTCCTTATATTGCTTTAGCGGGATGGATAGCCTTAGTGTGGGGACATGACATCCTCAATTGGTATCTGAGTACCTTATGA
- the yacG gene encoding DNA gyrase inhibitor YacG encodes MPLTVVNCPICSTKVEWKDDSLFKPFCSERCKLIDLGDWASEKHAIPVKHDIDLDLLDDAGFDEGDFFK; translated from the coding sequence ATGCCTTTAACAGTAGTAAACTGCCCAATTTGCAGCACAAAAGTTGAATGGAAAGACGACTCCCTATTTAAGCCTTTTTGCAGTGAACGTTGTAAACTTATCGATCTTGGTGACTGGGCGAGTGAAAAACATGCTATTCCGGTTAAGCACGATATAGACCTAGATCTGTTGGATGATGCTGGTTTTGATGAAGGTGACTTCTTTAAATAA
- a CDS encoding IS630 family transposase (programmed frameshift), which yields MLTTFKLFYTVKNYTSVELVKLSKSEKDARMRIRILAVSCFLECHNRAQVARQLKVSRRSVNEWVKNYLNTGIDGLKANMNSTNANKLDEHQKQVLYQYIDEFSRSEQGGRLTELDVQSHIEQQFGIHYHINHVYKVLKNIGLSWITSRSKHPKQSLAAQEDFKKTHFKTIATIPVYIPLDTVDIWFQDEARFGQQNTTTRLWAAKGSRPRAVRQQQFEYAYLFGAVCPATGATEALVTPFVNRAAMWQHLKQISEATHSDRYALVIIDGAGWHTDDIAKEFSNLSVLKLPPYSPELNPIEQVWQWLRQHCLANRCFEGYDDIVEQCCRAWNTFIQCKDRVKSLCTRDWANMGKV from the exons ATGCTCACCACTTTCAAATTATTTTATACTGTGAAAAACTACACATCTGTTGAGCTTGTTAAGCTATCAAAGTCAGAAAAAGACGCCCGTATGCGTATCCGCATATTGGCTGTTTCTTGCTTTCTGGAATGTCACAATCGCGCTCAAGTCGCTCGCCAATTAAAGGTTAGTCGTCGCAGTGTCAATGAATGGGTTAAAAACTACTTAAATACTGGCATTGATGGCTTGAAAGCCAATATGAATTCGACAAATGCTAATAAACTCGACGAACACCAAAAGCAGGTTCTTTATCAATATATAGATGAGTTTAGCCGCTCCGAACAGGGTGGACGATTAACGGAGTTAGACGTTCAATCACATATAGAGCAGCAGTTTGGCATCCATTATCATATTAACCATGTATATAAGGTACTAAAAAATATTGGCCTAAGCTGGATAACAAGTCGCTCTAAGCACCCAAAACAATCCTTAGCAGCCCAAGAAGATTTTAAAAAAACTCATTTC AAAACGATCGCAACGATCCCTGTCTATATTCCTTTAGACACCGTCGATATTTGGTTTCAAGATGAGGCTCGATTTGGTCAACAAAATACCACCACGCGACTATGGGCAGCAAAAGGCTCGAGGCCAAGAGCGGTAAGGCAGCAACAATTTGAATATGCTTATCTTTTTGGTGCAGTTTGCCCTGCGACGGGTGCAACAGAAGCCTTGGTCACTCCATTTGTTAATAGGGCGGCTATGTGGCAACACTTAAAACAAATTTCAGAAGCAACTCATTCGGATAGGTATGCACTTGTTATCATTGATGGTGCAGGTTGGCATACGGATGATATAGCAAAAGAATTCAGTAATTTATCGGTCCTCAAATTACCACCCTATTCTCCGGAATTAAATCCCATTGAACAGGTATGGCAATGGCTAAGACAGCATTGTTTGGCAAATAGGTGTTTTGAAGGTTATGACGATATCGTTGAACAGTGTTGCCGCGCTTGGAATACGTTTATTCAGTGTAAGGACAGGGTAAAAAGTTTGTGCACACGAGACTGGGCCAATATGGGTAAAGTCTAA
- the pilB gene encoding type IV-A pilus assembly ATPase PilB yields MTSSALHLGLSTLFIRKGLLSEELIANAIAESRKSKQSLVTTLITTKMLSAREIAELCYEEYGTPLLDLNEYDINSITEDLLNKKLIEKHKCLPLFKRGNRLYIATSDPTNIAALEDFQFSLGLHAEAILVEDDKLLKALEKIIEDDISGLDLAGVDEEALAGIEVANTERRDEPTGDSSDDAPIVIYINKILTDAIRKGASDLHFEPYEKRYRIRFRIDGILHEVSEPPVNLSNRISARLKVMSKLDIAERRLPQDGRIKMKLSRTKSIDFRVSSLPTIWGEKIVMRILDSSSAQLGIEKLGYEDDQRLLYEEMLAKPQGMILVTGPTGSGKTVSLYTGLNILNTEERNISTAEDPVEINLEGVNQVHINLKAGLTFASALRSFLRQDPDVVMVGEIRDLETAEIAIKAAQTGHLVLSTLHTNSAAETLTRLINMGVQGYNIASSVNLIIAQRLARRLCPECKHEEEIPLDEMQRLGFTEANIAKGFTVFKPVGCELCSGGYKGRVGIYEVMKMSEEIARTIMEGGNSLQIATLAKQQGMRDLRQSGLLKVIHGVTSIAEINRVTSF; encoded by the coding sequence ATGACATCATCAGCTTTGCACTTAGGTCTCTCGACCTTATTTATTCGCAAAGGTTTACTTAGTGAGGAGTTGATTGCAAATGCAATTGCAGAATCACGTAAATCAAAGCAGTCATTAGTCACCACGTTAATTACCACTAAAATGCTTTCAGCAAGAGAAATTGCTGAACTTTGCTATGAAGAATACGGTACGCCACTGCTTGACTTAAATGAGTATGATATAAACAGTATTACCGAAGATTTACTGAATAAAAAACTGATTGAGAAACACAAATGTTTACCGTTATTTAAACGTGGTAACAGGCTTTATATCGCCACCTCCGATCCTACTAACATTGCCGCACTGGAAGATTTTCAATTTAGCCTAGGTTTGCATGCAGAGGCTATTCTAGTTGAAGACGACAAACTGCTTAAAGCACTAGAAAAGATCATCGAAGATGATATATCAGGACTAGATTTAGCCGGTGTCGACGAAGAAGCTCTTGCAGGTATTGAAGTCGCTAATACCGAAAGACGTGATGAGCCGACCGGTGACAGCAGCGACGATGCCCCCATTGTGATTTATATTAATAAGATTTTAACCGATGCAATCCGTAAAGGCGCCTCAGATTTACATTTTGAACCCTATGAGAAGCGTTACCGCATTCGCTTTCGTATCGACGGTATATTACATGAAGTATCTGAACCACCAGTCAATCTGTCCAACCGGATTTCAGCCCGCTTAAAAGTCATGTCGAAACTCGATATCGCCGAGCGCCGCTTGCCTCAAGATGGCCGCATAAAAATGAAGCTGTCGCGGACCAAGTCTATCGATTTTCGTGTTAGTAGCTTGCCGACCATTTGGGGCGAGAAAATCGTAATGCGTATTTTGGATTCATCTTCCGCCCAGCTGGGGATTGAAAAGCTCGGCTATGAAGATGATCAAAGGCTGTTATACGAAGAAATGCTCGCTAAACCTCAAGGGATGATTTTAGTCACCGGGCCTACCGGTTCCGGTAAAACCGTGTCCTTATATACTGGCCTTAATATTCTTAATACCGAAGAGCGCAATATTTCTACCGCCGAAGATCCGGTCGAAATTAACCTCGAAGGGGTCAACCAGGTTCACATTAATTTAAAAGCGGGCTTAACCTTTGCTTCTGCATTGCGCTCATTCTTACGACAAGATCCCGATGTGGTGATGGTGGGTGAGATCCGCGACTTAGAAACTGCCGAAATAGCGATTAAAGCGGCCCAAACCGGCCATTTAGTGTTATCAACGCTGCACACTAACTCGGCAGCAGAAACCTTGACTCGTTTGATTAATATGGGCGTACAGGGTTATAACATTGCCAGCTCAGTCAATTTAATTATTGCCCAACGCCTTGCCAGACGCTTATGCCCGGAATGCAAGCATGAAGAAGAAATTCCACTTGATGAAATGCAACGCTTAGGCTTTACTGAAGCCAATATAGCCAAAGGCTTTACGGTATTTAAACCCGTAGGTTGTGAGCTTTGCTCAGGTGGCTATAAAGGCCGCGTCGGTATTTACGAAGTGATGAAAATGAGCGAGGAAATTGCTCGTACCATTATGGAAGGCGGTAACTCATTGCAAATTGCCACCCTCGCCAAGCAGCAAGGCATGCGCGATTTGCGCCAATCAGGGTTACTCAAAGTCATTCACGGCGTCACCAGTATCGCCGAAATTAACCGTGTCACTAGCTTTTAA
- a CDS encoding TlpA family protein disulfide reductase — MANAYPGMQAAAKQTTESTLDRINILPQPFPIALVDFTNPVGQPINFEHYKGKVVVVNVWATWCPPCVRELPALNRLDKSLDAEHFALIPISIDAEAVNVVQPFLESLELSTFNSYFDPQQQLRDVFPLDTIPATFILNEQGELVAYVRSFVDWDDKNVISFLNQFRNSTVKVQ; from the coding sequence ATGGCTAATGCATACCCCGGCATGCAAGCTGCGGCTAAGCAAACCACTGAGTCAACACTTGATCGGATTAATATCCTACCGCAACCATTCCCTATTGCTTTAGTCGACTTCACCAACCCCGTTGGTCAGCCAATTAATTTTGAACACTATAAGGGAAAAGTGGTTGTGGTTAACGTTTGGGCTACTTGGTGCCCACCTTGTGTCAGAGAGCTCCCTGCGCTAAATCGATTAGATAAAAGCTTAGATGCAGAACATTTTGCACTAATACCTATTTCTATTGATGCCGAAGCGGTTAATGTCGTACAGCCATTTTTGGAATCTCTTGAATTATCCACATTCAACTCATATTTTGATCCGCAACAACAGTTACGAGATGTATTCCCACTCGATACAATACCGGCGACATTTATCTTAAATGAACAAGGTGAGCTGGTGGCCTATGTTCGCTCGTTTGTCGATTGGGATGATAAGAATGTGATTAGTTTCCTTAACCAATTCCGCAACAGCACAGTAAAAGTACAATAA
- the nadC gene encoding carboxylating nicotinate-nucleotide diphosphorylase has protein sequence MLENDIRHAVQTALDEDLGHTTHNTIHDMLNADITAQLIPADKHVSGALITREDGVFCGKAWAEQVFNQLGSEVVLHWHVDDGDLIVANQLLCELSGPARAILTGERTAMNFIQTLSGVASLTKLYVNKLVGTHTQLLDTRKTIPGLRTAQKYAVTCGGGRNHRIGLFDAFLIKENHIMACGGISQAITAARTLDSHKPVEVEVESLEELTQALDGGADIIMLDNFDVTMMVDAVSLNNRYKDQGNGAKLEVSGNVTLDTLASFAQTGVDYISVGALTKHVKALDLSLRLKS, from the coding sequence ATGTTAGAAAACGATATCCGTCATGCTGTGCAAACAGCGCTTGATGAAGACTTAGGTCACACGACCCATAATACTATCCACGACATGCTTAATGCCGATATTACTGCCCAGCTTATCCCAGCAGACAAACATGTTTCAGGCGCGTTAATCACCCGCGAAGATGGGGTTTTTTGTGGTAAAGCGTGGGCAGAGCAAGTCTTTAATCAACTGGGCAGTGAAGTGGTGCTGCATTGGCATGTTGATGACGGTGATTTAATTGTGGCCAATCAATTGCTATGCGAACTCTCTGGCCCAGCACGGGCTATTTTAACGGGCGAACGTACTGCAATGAACTTTATTCAAACCTTGTCAGGGGTTGCCAGCTTAACAAAGTTGTACGTGAATAAGCTCGTGGGTACTCATACCCAATTACTCGATACCCGCAAAACCATCCCAGGCCTGCGCACCGCCCAAAAATACGCAGTCACCTGCGGCGGCGGCAGAAACCACCGCATAGGCTTATTCGATGCTTTCTTAATTAAAGAAAACCACATTATGGCTTGCGGCGGCATCTCCCAAGCCATTACAGCAGCGCGCACTTTAGACAGCCACAAACCAGTCGAAGTCGAAGTCGAGTCACTTGAAGAACTCACTCAAGCACTCGATGGCGGCGCCGATATTATTATGCTCGATAATTTCGACGTGACTATGATGGTCGACGCTGTCAGCCTTAATAATCGCTACAAAGACCAAGGTAACGGCGCAAAATTAGAAGTCTCAGGCAATGTCACCTTAGACACTCTAGCCTCTTTCGCGCAAACGGGAGTAGATTACATCTCTGTCGGCGCACTGACTAAGCACGTAAAAGCCTTAGATTTGTCGTTGAGATTGAAAAGTTAA
- the nrfF gene encoding heme lyase NrfEFG subunit NrfF — protein sequence MKFVFKIMMVCTSLLFTLTVMATPVDTYEFKSAENQQRALSLAHQLRCPQCQNQNLVDSNSPVAQDLRLEVYQMVDSGKSEAEIIDFMTSRYGDFVLYNPKLDSKTYILWLGPFGLLILGLFIGFIFVRKQRIQATESTTLSTEQQAELDAILNPNKTTK from the coding sequence ATGAAATTCGTATTTAAAATAATGATGGTTTGTACTAGTTTACTTTTTACTTTGACGGTAATGGCTACACCAGTCGATACCTATGAGTTTAAGTCAGCTGAAAATCAACAAAGGGCATTGTCACTCGCGCATCAATTGCGTTGTCCACAATGTCAGAATCAAAATTTAGTCGATTCAAACTCACCTGTTGCACAAGATTTGCGTCTAGAAGTGTATCAGATGGTTGATAGCGGTAAATCTGAAGCTGAAATTATCGACTTTATGACCAGTCGCTACGGTGATTTTGTTTTGTACAATCCTAAGCTAGACTCGAAAACATATATTCTATGGCTTGGTCCATTTGGGTTACTTATTTTGGGTCTCTTTATTGGTTTTATCTTTGTGCGCAAGCAACGGATTCAAGCAACAGAATCAACAACCTTGTCGACAGAGCAACAAGCCGAGTTAGATGCAATATTAAATCCTAATAAGACAACCAAGTAA
- the mutT gene encoding 8-oxo-dGTP diphosphatase MutT: protein MQKRIHVAVGVIINQHKQILLAKRHDHLHQGGKWEFPGGKVEQNETVTAALIRELKEEVDLDVNSTTAFMDISHDYPDKQVRLDIHLVTDFNGQATGVEGQLIQWVELQSISEYEFPEANKPILDKLLTLPW from the coding sequence ATGCAAAAGAGAATACATGTTGCTGTCGGCGTTATTATAAACCAACATAAACAAATTTTATTAGCCAAGCGTCATGACCATTTACATCAAGGTGGAAAATGGGAATTCCCGGGTGGTAAAGTTGAACAAAATGAAACGGTAACTGCCGCTCTAATTCGTGAATTGAAAGAAGAAGTGGATCTTGATGTAAACAGCACAACAGCATTTATGGATATCAGCCATGACTATCCAGATAAGCAGGTAAGACTTGATATCCACTTAGTGACTGATTTCAATGGCCAAGCGACCGGCGTTGAAGGACAACTAATACAATGGGTTGAATTACAATCCATCTCTGAATATGAGTTCCCTGAAGCCAATAAACCTATTTTAGATAAGCTGTTAACCCTGCCTTGGTAA
- a CDS encoding type II secretion system F family protein produces the protein MATATATKTKTKTKTKTKTKTKPKAKKITKHQPKVFTYQWKGTNRDGQRTSGELKGASIAEVRSVIKAQGVTPKGVRKKSAPLFKTEKSITAMDIAMITRQIATMLAAGVPLVTTLELLGRGHEKAKVRELLGTILSDVQSGIPLSDALRPHRLYFDDLYVDLVAAGEHSGSLDAVFDRIATYREKAEQLKSKIKKAMFYPAAVVIVAILVTSLLLLFVVPQFEEIFNGFGAELPAFTQFIVGISRWLQASWYFFVIAIVVGIWLFKKTHRTSQNFRDRIDVLLLKIPVIGDILHKASMARFARTLATTFAAGVPLIDGLESAAGASGNYVYRKALLKVRQEVMSGMQMNVAMRTTKLFPDMLIQMVMIGEESGGLDDMLNKVANIYEMQVDDAVDGLSSLIEPIMMVVIGTLVGGLIVGMYLPIFQMGNIIN, from the coding sequence ATGGCCACAGCAACTGCAACAAAAACAAAAACAAAAACGAAAACAAAAACAAAAACAAAAACAAAGCCAAAGGCGAAAAAAATAACCAAACACCAACCTAAGGTGTTTACTTACCAATGGAAGGGTACCAATCGTGATGGCCAGCGCACGTCCGGTGAGCTAAAAGGTGCCTCTATTGCTGAAGTACGCAGTGTAATAAAAGCCCAAGGTGTCACCCCAAAAGGGGTACGCAAAAAGTCAGCCCCATTATTTAAAACAGAAAAAAGTATCACCGCAATGGACATTGCGATGATCACTCGCCAAATAGCTACTATGCTTGCTGCGGGCGTGCCCTTGGTCACTACCCTTGAACTGCTTGGCCGCGGCCATGAAAAAGCTAAAGTGCGCGAATTATTGGGCACTATTTTATCTGATGTCCAATCCGGTATTCCACTTTCGGATGCGCTAAGGCCACACCGACTATACTTTGATGATCTCTATGTTGATTTAGTCGCTGCCGGCGAACATTCAGGCTCACTGGATGCGGTATTTGATCGCATAGCAACCTATCGCGAAAAAGCTGAGCAGTTAAAATCAAAAATAAAAAAAGCCATGTTCTATCCGGCTGCAGTCGTTATCGTTGCCATCTTAGTAACCTCGTTATTATTACTATTTGTGGTGCCCCAATTTGAAGAAATCTTTAACGGTTTTGGTGCTGAACTGCCAGCATTTACCCAATTTATTGTTGGCATATCCCGTTGGTTGCAAGCCTCTTGGTATTTCTTTGTTATCGCGATTGTTGTCGGTATCTGGCTATTCAAAAAAACCCATAGAACATCCCAGAATTTTCGTGATCGAATAGATGTATTGCTGCTAAAAATCCCCGTGATTGGTGATATTCTCCACAAAGCATCAATGGCGCGTTTTGCCCGTACTTTAGCAACCACTTTTGCTGCTGGCGTGCCATTAATCGATGGTCTAGAGTCTGCCGCGGGGGCATCAGGAAATTACGTTTACCGTAAAGCGCTGTTAAAAGTGCGCCAAGAAGTGATGTCCGGCATGCAAATGAATGTGGCGATGCGCACTACCAAATTATTCCCAGACATGCTGATTCAAATGGTGATGATTGGTGAAGAATCCGGCGGCTTGGACGACATGCTCAATAAAGTGGCTAATATTTATGAAATGCAGGTTGATGATGCGGTCGATGGGCTATCTAGCTTGATTGAGCCGATTATGATGGTGGTGATAGGTACTCTCGTTGGTGGTCTAATCGTCGGTATGTATTTACCTATTTTCCAAATGGGCAACATAATAAACTAG
- the zapD gene encoding cell division protein ZapD produces MTDLIYEQPLNEKIRSYLRIENLALQLKLHAEQDSQHQCFAPLFSLAELTERCDYRTDILKDIDKQIQLISHWRTNSNVDDAQVDQLTERLIALKSPLQAQERIGCSLKQDKFICSLRQRFNMTGAYCNFDFPQLHFWLDKDWQYRQQDIENWRMQFQPLLAPIMLLLELIRTTADFSLCQAPVGFYQGSSPQPLSLIRVKINPNQNCYPTISGNRNRYAIHFVDFDLHRHTSETVEFSLATCT; encoded by the coding sequence ATGACTGATTTAATCTATGAACAACCATTAAATGAAAAAATACGCAGTTATCTGCGTATAGAAAACCTTGCCTTACAGCTAAAACTGCATGCCGAACAAGATAGTCAACATCAATGTTTTGCCCCGTTATTTTCTCTTGCAGAGCTAACAGAACGTTGTGATTATCGCACTGATATATTAAAAGATATTGATAAACAAATTCAGTTAATTTCCCATTGGCGTACAAACTCAAATGTTGATGACGCGCAAGTAGATCAACTCACCGAAAGACTAATTGCATTGAAGTCGCCGCTGCAAGCACAAGAAAGAATTGGTTGTAGCCTTAAACAAGATAAGTTTATCTGTTCATTACGACAGCGCTTCAATATGACCGGGGCATACTGTAATTTTGATTTTCCTCAGCTGCACTTTTGGCTAGACAAAGACTGGCAATATCGACAGCAAGATATCGAAAATTGGCGGATGCAATTTCAGCCACTATTAGCCCCAATCATGCTACTGCTAGAACTGATTAGAACGACAGCAGATTTTAGTTTATGCCAAGCACCAGTAGGGTTCTATCAAGGCAGCTCACCGCAGCCTCTGTCATTAATCCGTGTAAAAATAAACCCCAACCAAAATTGCTATCCTACAATCAGTGGCAATCGAAATCGTTATGCCATTCATTTTGTCGATTTCGATTTACATCGTCATACAAGTGAAACTGTTGAGTTCTCACTAGCAACCTGCACCTAA
- the coaE gene encoding dephospho-CoA kinase (Dephospho-CoA kinase (CoaE) performs the final step in coenzyme A biosynthesis.) — protein sequence MMLKKFIVGLTGGIASGKTTVANLFAQYGIDLVDADVIAREVVSTNSDGLKAITEHFGQAILLTDGSLDRAALRTQVFDNPEQRLWLNTLLHPMIRQKMLDQVQTSTSAYVIMIVPLLFENHLDSLVDTTLVVDIAPELQISRTIQRDGVSKQQVEHILASQMTREQRLAQADNIIDNQGDHEVLRSQVFGLHQQYLQQAADLETNVHD from the coding sequence ATGATGTTAAAAAAGTTTATCGTGGGCTTAACGGGCGGCATTGCCAGTGGTAAAACGACTGTGGCGAATTTATTCGCGCAATACGGCATAGACTTAGTTGATGCCGATGTTATCGCCAGAGAGGTTGTCTCAACCAACTCTGATGGCCTCAAAGCAATAACAGAGCACTTTGGCCAGGCTATTTTGCTAACCGATGGCAGCCTTGATAGAGCGGCTCTGCGTACACAAGTTTTCGACAATCCCGAACAGCGACTGTGGCTTAATACTTTACTCCACCCTATGATCCGCCAGAAGATGCTCGACCAAGTACAAACATCGACCTCAGCATACGTAATAATGATAGTGCCCTTGCTATTTGAGAATCATTTAGATAGTTTAGTGGATACGACTTTGGTTGTAGATATTGCCCCAGAGTTACAAATTTCAAGGACGATACAACGTGATGGCGTCAGCAAACAACAAGTTGAGCATATTCTGGCGAGTCAAATGACCCGAGAACAGCGGCTTGCTCAAGCTGATAATATTATAGATAATCAAGGAGATCATGAGGTGTTGCGCAGTCAAGTATTTGGTCTGCACCAACAATACTTACAACAGGCAGCCGATTTAGAAACTAACGTCCATGACTGA